Proteins encoded by one window of Orbaceae bacterium BiB:
- the ubiA gene encoding 4-hydroxybenzoate octaprenyltransferase, whose product MITNLDMKNRLLAYCKLMRLDKPIGTLLLLWPTLWALWLVGAPTIHLFVVFTLGVFSMRAAGCVINDFADRKFDGYVERTKLRPLASGQLTSKNALVAFAILIFISILLLLTLPPLTWLMALFAFLTTLLYPFMKRFTHLPQVVLGIAFSWGIPMVYAATSGQFPLTCWLLCLANICWTVAYDTQYAMVDRNDDIKIGIKSTAILFGKNDKLCIGILQLLTLILLLSVAILNQLSGVFYAALAVAAILFIYQQILIAARARERCFKAFLNNNYVGLAIFIGFFISSF is encoded by the coding sequence ATGATAACTAATCTTGATATGAAAAACCGTCTTCTTGCCTACTGTAAATTAATGCGTTTAGATAAGCCAATTGGTACGTTACTCTTACTTTGGCCAACCTTATGGGCTCTGTGGCTTGTTGGTGCTCCCACTATACATCTATTTGTTGTTTTTACGCTCGGCGTATTTTCGATGAGAGCGGCAGGGTGCGTCATTAATGATTTTGCTGACCGAAAGTTTGATGGGTATGTTGAACGGACTAAATTACGGCCTTTAGCGAGTGGACAATTAACTAGTAAAAATGCGTTAGTCGCATTTGCGATTTTAATTTTTATCTCGATTTTGCTATTACTAACACTACCTCCATTAACCTGGCTAATGGCTCTTTTTGCATTTTTGACGACATTACTATATCCATTTATGAAGCGTTTTACCCATCTCCCACAAGTCGTTTTAGGAATTGCTTTTAGTTGGGGAATTCCAATGGTTTATGCCGCAACAAGCGGACAGTTTCCATTGACATGTTGGCTGTTGTGCTTAGCAAATATCTGCTGGACAGTTGCTTATGATACGCAATATGCGATGGTTGATCGCAATGATGATATCAAAATAGGTATTAAATCGACGGCTATTTTATTCGGTAAAAATGATAAATTGTGTATTGGTATATTACAGTTACTTACCCTGATTTTATTACTTAGTGTTGCTATCCTTAATCAGCTATCAGGCGTTTTTTATGCCGCTCTAGCCGTAGCAGCTATTTTATTTATATATCAACAAATATTAATAGCTGCTAGAGCAAGAGAACGCTGTTTTAAAGCTTTTTTAAATAATAACTATGTTGGTTTAGCTATTTTTATTGGCTTTTTTATCAGCTCTTTTTAA
- the rpmG gene encoding 50S ribosomal protein L33, giving the protein MAKGVREKIKLVSSAGTGHFYTTSKNKRTMPEKMEIKKYDPVVRQHVVYKEAKIK; this is encoded by the coding sequence ATGGCTAAAGGTGTACGTGAAAAAATTAAATTAGTTTCTTCTGCTGGTACTGGTCATTTTTATACCACTAGCAAAAATAAAAGAACTATGCCTGAAAAAATGGAGATCAAAAAATATGATCCCGTTGTTCGTCAGCACGTAGTTTATAAAGAAGCTAAAATTAAATAA
- the envC gene encoding murein hydrolase activator EnvC, whose amino-acid sequence MRHTYFSLLLLILCGNLFCSSYSYADDQQDLQSIRQSILEQEKKLTEQKKQRTQLTLELKNQETTIANLLSSLDKLDLLLTTLSKDITTLSIQVSELEKKQRIQQSILAKQLEGAFKLGKTSNMELVFSGQQSARNERIITYYGYINKMRQNRINELKLIENELYTKKSIFEEKHKEQQALQLKQKQESNRLVANQKERQKTIIALDKSMQLNQQKLDELKENENALKVQIAKAEQENRKIAEDEAKQAEKIKVKQQNYNYNPTRDERALMARVSGIGKPTHSLNWPVSGSVLYRFGEPQQGELRWKGIVIKAKEGTKVKAIADGRVILASWLQGYGFIVVIEHGKGDMTLYGYNQRVLVNVGDKIDAGQEIALVGTSGGQGTASLYFEVRRDGKALDPSAWLIK is encoded by the coding sequence ATGCGGCATACTTACTTTAGTTTATTATTATTAATATTGTGTGGGAATTTATTCTGTTCTTCATACAGTTATGCCGATGATCAACAGGATCTACAGTCTATTCGCCAATCTATCCTTGAGCAGGAAAAAAAGCTTACCGAACAAAAGAAACAGCGAACACAGCTTACACTAGAATTAAAAAATCAAGAAACTACGATTGCTAATCTATTATCCTCTCTAGATAAATTAGATCTATTACTTACAACGTTATCGAAAGATATTACCACACTTAGTATTCAAGTCAGTGAATTAGAAAAAAAACAACGTATCCAGCAGAGTATTTTGGCTAAACAGCTAGAAGGGGCCTTTAAATTAGGTAAGACTAGCAATATGGAGTTGGTATTTTCAGGCCAACAGAGTGCAAGGAATGAGAGAATAATCACCTACTATGGTTATATTAATAAGATGCGTCAAAATCGTATTAATGAACTAAAGTTGATTGAAAATGAGTTATATACTAAAAAGAGTATATTTGAAGAGAAACATAAAGAGCAACAAGCATTACAACTCAAACAAAAGCAGGAAAGTAACCGTTTAGTTGCTAACCAAAAAGAGCGACAAAAAACAATTATTGCCTTGGATAAGTCAATGCAACTTAACCAGCAAAAATTAGATGAGTTGAAAGAAAATGAGAATGCGTTAAAAGTTCAAATCGCCAAAGCTGAACAAGAAAATAGAAAAATAGCGGAGGATGAAGCTAAGCAAGCTGAAAAAATTAAAGTAAAACAACAAAATTATAATTATAACCCGACCAGAGATGAACGAGCCCTGATGGCTAGGGTAAGTGGAATCGGTAAACCGACTCATTCTTTAAATTGGCCGGTATCTGGGAGTGTACTATATCGATTTGGCGAGCCACAACAGGGGGAATTGCGTTGGAAAGGTATCGTGATTAAAGCCAAAGAAGGTACTAAAGTCAAAGCGATTGCTGATGGGCGGGTTATACTAGCTAGTTGGTTACAAGGTTATGGTTTTATTGTTGTTATTGAGCACGGTAAAGGTGATATGACACTTTATGGTTATAATCAACGAGTACTGGTCAATGTCGGTGATAAAATTGATGCTGGTCAAGAGATTGCTTTAGTTGGTACATCGGGTGGTCAAGGAACTGCATCACTCTATTTTGAGGTTAGACGAGATGGTAAAGCATTGGATCCAAGTGCATGGTTGATAAAATGA
- a CDS encoding IS3 family transposase, which translates to MGGAKTNETTTNKEKTLVVLALKSQYPLKHLLSVIQLAKSVFYYHVNRLKKPSPYEKELKRIEAIYHEHKGRYGYRRIHLSLINEGSRLNHKTVQRLMRELNLKSTVRPKKYRSYRGEMGKTAPNRLKRKFKVSKPNKKWVTDVTEFKVNEQKIYLSPIIDLYNQEVIAYSVAKNARLTLVTDMLKKGISRLKNKQNPLLHSDQGWQYRNPIYQKQLADNGIKQGMSRKGNCLDNAVAENFFGLLKSEMYHGQHFKDADELIEKIEEYIEYYNTKRIKVKLKGLTPVAYRNQALRAT; encoded by the coding sequence GTGGGAGGAGCTAAGACAAACGAAACGACAACAAACAAAGAAAAAACGTTAGTTGTTTTAGCGCTTAAATCTCAATATCCCTTAAAACATTTGCTGTCAGTAATACAGCTAGCAAAAAGTGTATTTTATTATCATGTTAATAGGCTGAAAAAGCCATCGCCTTATGAGAAGGAATTAAAGCGTATTGAAGCGATTTACCATGAACATAAAGGGCGTTATGGTTATCGCCGAATTCATTTATCTTTAATCAATGAGGGGAGCAGGCTCAATCATAAAACGGTACAGCGATTAATGAGGGAGCTTAATCTTAAATCAACAGTAAGACCCAAAAAATATCGCTCTTATCGTGGCGAGATGGGTAAAACGGCACCCAATCGTCTTAAGAGAAAATTTAAAGTGTCAAAACCGAATAAAAAATGGGTAACCGATGTCACTGAATTTAAAGTCAATGAACAGAAAATTTATCTATCGCCCATTATTGATTTATACAACCAAGAGGTGATTGCTTATAGTGTGGCTAAGAATGCACGTTTGACTTTAGTCACCGATATGCTTAAAAAAGGGATATCACGATTAAAAAACAAACAAAACCCCTTGCTACATAGTGACCAGGGCTGGCAATATAGAAATCCTATTTATCAGAAGCAACTTGCTGATAATGGTATAAAGCAAGGTATGTCAAGAAAAGGGAATTGCTTAGATAATGCTGTTGCTGAAAACTTTTTTGGACTATTAAAATCAGAAATGTATCATGGGCAACATTTTAAAGATGCGGATGAATTGATTGAAAAAATAGAAGAATATATAGAATACTACAACACGAAACGGATTAAAGTTAAATTAAAAGGCCTGACTCCGGTAGCATACCGAAACCAAGCCTTACGAGCTACTTAA
- a CDS encoding DUF805 domain-containing protein: MNWYLKCIKDNYANFNGRARRQEYWMFTLFNVIFIIAILILAGILSSISETLGSIMGFVYFIYVLAVFIPNLAVTVRRLHDTGKSGWWILICLIPFGGIVLLVFMCMESMPMDNQYGLNPICY, translated from the coding sequence ATGAATTGGTATCTTAAGTGTATTAAAGACAACTATGCAAACTTTAACGGTCGTGCTCGCCGCCAAGAGTACTGGATGTTTACCCTATTTAATGTGATTTTTATTATCGCAATTCTAATACTAGCAGGAATCTTATCTTCAATCAGTGAAACATTAGGTTCGATTATGGGATTTGTGTATTTTATCTATGTATTAGCGGTATTTATTCCAAATCTTGCTGTAACAGTAAGACGCTTACATGATACAGGAAAATCAGGTTGGTGGATTTTGATTTGTCTTATTCCATTTGGTGGGATTGTGTTGCTTGTTTTCATGTGTATGGAATCAATGCCGATGGATAACCAATACGGTCTAAACCCAATCTGCTACTAA
- the plsB gene encoding glycerol-3-phosphate 1-O-acyltransferase PlsB: MSTWTMSWWDKTVFSIINIPVKFFVQSKSIPTDPIDELNIDKTKPILYVLPYNSKIDLLVVRSLCKKYQLPDPLDGIKTASTVLPAFLYIDKGPGIFASKKQKNKSIEIIKQYITAHQQDPLLDVQMLPVSVMFSRAPDKEGKKKLSLQVLGGTRKFIKMLFSGRDCYTRFSNTVSFKNVSLSAHTEDVTKLSLKLSCVARIHFSKQRTASVGPTLPVRQQMLNKLLRGPVLTNAINEEAKSKNISVDKANKEALSMLNEIAANFTYRALKLTDYVLTWAWSRLYQGLKVTNADPIRELAQNGHEIVYTPCHRSHMDYLLLSYVLYRQGLVPPHIAAGINLNFWPAGPIFRRLGAFFIRRSFKGNKLYTSVFREYLAELFIRGYAVEYFIEGGRSRTGRLLDPKTGMLMMTIQTLLRGNPRPISIVPVYIGYEHVLEVATYSNELRGAAKKKESLWQTIKAFFKLKKLGLGYVNFGQPIPLNQFLNKHVPDWRESIEPTGTARPNWLTPTTNLLAKNIMEKINSSAAVNAMNLCCSILLASQQRALTKKRLLEYMDHMLFILRNVPYSDLSTVPHKSAEELFEHAKAMDKFIITADDMGEIISLSQEQAVLMTFYRNNIQHLLIIPSIIGRIVLKHNRISEQELIEQILRFYPLIKSDLFLYFDEEQLKDYVHKLILSFADLNLLNYTPERITLNYLKMASLQVLASGSNDTLQRYAISFSLLQKDPTISRSALEKESRLIAERLSVLHGINAPEFFDKGVFSTLVSALREQGYLDDKDEANLDKIKLMNDTLQPLIASQVLQTIEESH, from the coding sequence ATGTCAACATGGACAATGTCTTGGTGGGATAAAACCGTTTTTTCAATAATTAATATTCCTGTTAAATTTTTTGTGCAGAGTAAATCCATTCCAACTGATCCGATTGATGAGCTAAATATAGATAAAACGAAACCGATTTTATATGTATTACCCTACAATTCAAAAATCGACTTGTTAGTTGTTCGTTCTCTATGCAAAAAATATCAACTTCCTGATCCTCTCGATGGTATAAAAACAGCATCAACGGTATTGCCTGCTTTTTTATATATTGATAAAGGGCCCGGTATTTTTGCCTCAAAAAAACAGAAAAATAAATCAATTGAGATTATTAAACAATACATTACAGCTCATCAGCAAGATCCGCTCTTAGATGTACAGATGCTGCCGGTTTCGGTCATGTTTAGTCGAGCCCCTGATAAAGAAGGGAAAAAGAAACTTTCATTACAAGTTTTAGGCGGGACACGCAAATTTATCAAAATGCTGTTCTCCGGTCGAGACTGTTATACTCGGTTTTCTAATACAGTATCATTCAAAAATGTCTCATTATCAGCACATACAGAAGATGTCACTAAACTATCGCTAAAACTATCGTGCGTAGCTCGAATTCATTTTTCCAAACAACGCACTGCCTCGGTAGGACCAACGCTACCAGTAAGGCAACAGATGCTAAATAAGCTACTACGTGGTCCAGTTTTAACAAATGCGATTAACGAAGAAGCGAAAAGTAAAAATATTTCTGTCGATAAAGCAAATAAAGAAGCCTTATCCATGCTTAACGAAATCGCTGCGAATTTTACTTATCGAGCTTTAAAACTGACAGATTATGTTCTTACTTGGGCTTGGAGTCGTCTATATCAAGGATTAAAAGTCACCAATGCCGATCCAATTCGCGAGCTGGCTCAAAATGGGCATGAAATAGTCTACACACCATGCCACCGTAGTCATATGGATTATCTACTGCTTTCCTATGTGTTATATCGACAAGGGTTAGTACCACCTCACATCGCTGCTGGGATCAATCTTAACTTTTGGCCAGCGGGCCCAATATTCCGTCGATTGGGCGCATTTTTTATTCGCCGTTCATTTAAAGGAAATAAGCTATATACTTCAGTATTTCGGGAATATTTGGCTGAGCTATTTATCCGTGGGTACGCAGTTGAATACTTTATTGAAGGTGGCCGCTCACGCACAGGACGATTACTGGATCCGAAAACGGGTATGTTGATGATGACAATCCAAACCTTGTTACGCGGTAATCCAAGACCAATTTCGATTGTACCTGTTTATATTGGCTACGAACACGTATTAGAAGTCGCAACCTATTCCAATGAATTACGTGGTGCGGCTAAAAAGAAAGAGAGCCTATGGCAAACAATTAAGGCTTTCTTTAAACTAAAGAAATTAGGATTAGGTTATGTAAATTTTGGTCAACCAATTCCATTGAATCAATTTCTAAACAAACATGTCCCTGATTGGCGGGAATCCATTGAACCGACAGGAACAGCAAGGCCTAATTGGTTAACACCAACGACTAACCTATTAGCTAAAAATATTATGGAAAAAATCAATTCATCTGCAGCAGTTAATGCCATGAATTTATGTTGTTCCATTTTACTGGCCTCGCAACAACGAGCGCTCACTAAAAAGCGTTTGCTTGAATATATGGATCATATGCTTTTTATCTTAAGAAATGTACCGTATTCAGATCTCTCGACAGTTCCTCATAAAAGTGCAGAAGAACTCTTCGAACATGCTAAAGCCATGGATAAATTTATTATTACAGCCGATGACATGGGTGAAATCATCAGTCTAAGCCAAGAACAGGCTGTTTTGATGACTTTCTATCGTAATAACATTCAGCACTTACTGATTATTCCATCGATTATTGGTCGAATCGTACTGAAACATAATCGCATATCAGAACAAGAGTTAATTGAACAAATTTTAAGATTTTATCCTTTAATTAAATCGGATCTTTTCCTCTATTTTGATGAAGAACAACTGAAAGATTATGTCCATAAACTTATACTAAGTTTTGCTGATCTTAACTTACTCAACTATACTCCAGAACGAATTACGTTAAATTATCTGAAAATGGCCTCGTTACAAGTGCTAGCTTCGGGTTCAAATGATACATTACAACGTTATGCAATATCCTTCTCGTTGTTACAAAAAGATCCAACAATTAGTCGCTCAGCACTGGAGAAAGAGAGCCGTTTGATTGCCGAGCGACTTTCCGTTTTACACGGGATTAATGCTCCGGAATTCTTTGATAAAGGCGTTTTCTCTACCCTGGTATCAGCATTACGAGAACAGGGATATCTTGATGATAAAGATGAAGCGAATTTGGATAAAATCAAATTAATGAATGATACGCTTCAACCATTGATTGCGAGCCAAGTGCTGCAAACTATTGAGGAAAGTCATTAA
- the gpmM gene encoding 2,3-bisphosphoglycerate-independent phosphoglycerate mutase, which produces MSNTNKTPIVLVILDGYGYREDQKDNAIAAARKPIMDSLMKTQPNTLINASSMEVGLPFGQMGNSEVGHTNIGAGRVVYQDLTRVTKDIMDGEFAKNPVLTKAIDDTVKSGKAIHIMGLMSPGGVHSHEEHIMAMVELAAARGANKIYLHAFLDGRDTPPRSAEASLKLFSDKFKSLGKGRIASLIGRYYAMDRDNRWDRVEQAYNLLTDAKGDFTYNSAVEALQAAYARDENDEFVKPSIIQAAGEESSAMQDGDSLIFMNFRADRAREISRAFIHKDFDGFKRQRVINFAHYVSLTEYATDIASEVAYAPESLTNTLGEWLAKNNKTQLRISETEKYAHVTFFFNGGLETPFDNEDRILINSPKVATYDLQPEMSSAELTDKLTAAIESQKYDVIICNYPNGDMVGHTGVFDAAVKAVEALDTCIGRVVQSVNKVNGQLLITADHGNAEKMRDDETGQAHTAHTNLPVPLIYVGPKSVKAVEGGKLSDLAPTMLTLIDMPVPAEMTGKVLFVK; this is translated from the coding sequence GTGAGTAATACAAATAAAACCCCAATTGTTTTAGTTATTTTAGATGGTTACGGATATCGTGAAGATCAAAAAGATAATGCTATTGCTGCTGCGCGTAAGCCAATAATGGACAGTTTGATGAAGACTCAGCCAAATACTTTGATTAATGCTTCAAGTATGGAAGTGGGTCTACCATTTGGTCAAATGGGTAACTCTGAGGTTGGACATACTAATATTGGTGCAGGTCGCGTTGTTTATCAAGATTTGACCCGAGTAACAAAAGATATCATGGATGGTGAATTTGCTAAAAATCCAGTGTTAACAAAGGCTATTGATGATACGGTAAAAAGTGGTAAAGCTATCCATATCATGGGGTTAATGTCACCAGGTGGCGTTCATTCTCATGAAGAGCATATTATGGCAATGGTTGAATTAGCTGCTGCTCGTGGTGCTAATAAAATTTACTTACATGCATTTTTAGATGGCCGCGATACTCCACCAAGAAGTGCAGAAGCAAGTTTAAAACTATTTTCTGATAAGTTTAAATCATTAGGTAAAGGCCGTATCGCCTCTTTAATCGGTCGTTACTATGCAATGGATCGAGATAATCGTTGGGATCGTGTTGAACAAGCATATAATCTTTTAACTGATGCAAAGGGGGATTTCACTTATAACTCGGCAGTTGAAGCGTTACAAGCTGCGTATGCTCGTGATGAAAATGATGAATTTGTAAAACCTTCTATTATTCAAGCAGCTGGAGAAGAAAGTTCTGCAATGCAAGATGGTGATAGTTTAATTTTTATGAACTTTAGAGCGGATCGTGCTCGTGAGATTTCTCGTGCATTTATTCATAAAGATTTTGATGGTTTCAAACGTCAACGTGTAATTAATTTTGCTCATTATGTATCACTAACTGAATATGCAACCGATATTGCTTCAGAAGTGGCTTATGCACCTGAATCATTAACGAATACGCTTGGTGAATGGTTAGCTAAAAATAATAAAACACAGTTACGTATCTCTGAAACTGAAAAATATGCGCATGTGACATTCTTCTTTAATGGAGGGCTTGAGACTCCATTTGATAATGAAGATCGTATTTTGATTAACTCACCGAAAGTAGCAACTTATGATTTACAACCAGAAATGAGTTCAGCTGAGTTAACGGATAAATTAACCGCTGCAATTGAAAGCCAAAAATATGATGTCATTATTTGTAATTATCCAAATGGTGATATGGTTGGTCATACTGGTGTTTTCGATGCCGCCGTTAAAGCTGTTGAAGCATTAGATACTTGTATCGGCCGAGTTGTTCAGTCTGTTAATAAAGTTAATGGCCAGCTACTAATCACAGCCGATCACGGTAATGCAGAAAAAATGCGTGATGATGAAACTGGACAAGCACATACTGCCCATACTAATTTACCTGTCCCACTTATTTATGTTGGACCAAAATCAGTTAAAGCGGTAGAAGGTGGTAAATTGTCTGATTTAGCGCCAACAATGCTCACGTTGATTGATATGCCGGTACCGGCTGAAATGACAGGTAAGGTATTGTTTGTTAAATAG
- the rpmB gene encoding 50S ribosomal protein L28: MSRICQVTGKKPLVGNNRSHAMNATKRRFLPNLQTHRFWVESEKRFVKLRISAKGMRTIDKKGIDAVLAELRARGEKY, encoded by the coding sequence ATGTCACGAATCTGCCAAGTAACAGGCAAGAAACCACTAGTAGGAAACAATCGTTCACATGCGATGAATGCTACTAAACGTCGTTTTCTGCCAAATCTTCAAACTCACCGTTTTTGGGTTGAGAGTGAAAAACGTTTTGTAAAATTACGTATATCGGCTAAAGGTATGCGCACTATCGATAAAAAGGGTATTGATGCAGTTTTAGCTGAACTTCGTGCCCGTGGTGAAAAATACTAA
- a CDS encoding transposase → MTRQLSSEFKRECAELVLNYSYAHKDAAKTMNVSISSIGRWVTQYRKERQGITPKSSALTAEQKRIQALEKQVKQLQSDNQLLKKASAFFAIEMTSSNK, encoded by the coding sequence GTGACAAGACAACTAAGTAGTGAATTTAAACGAGAATGTGCAGAGCTCGTTCTTAATTATAGTTATGCACATAAAGATGCAGCAAAAACAATGAATGTGAGTATTTCATCAATTGGGCGTTGGGTAACACAATATAGAAAAGAACGACAAGGTATTACGCCTAAAAGTAGTGCGCTGACCGCTGAACAAAAACGAATACAAGCTTTAGAAAAACAAGTTAAGCAGTTGCAAAGTGATAATCAGTTATTAAAAAAGGCTTCAGCCTTCTTCGCCAT
- a CDS encoding SPFH domain-containing protein, whose translation MALGNFFKRQLKTVIEWTNQSPDVLFFQFPVSTSEIKNASKLLINPGQGCILVYEGKVIDVLTEQGIYQLATDNHPFITNLLKMMQSFESEHKMHIYFFRTAELVNQKWGTSTPIKYMDSIYQFPIELGAYGSYSIRLDNAQSFFTNIMGSKASYTANDLRQLMISRIIPGITSQLASQRYSYQNIDAQLTTLSSDTKLVLAPTFNDLGINLTDFRIEATSFNDETVARINKIADSRSDAIAAEQVGLSYVDNEKLKALRDAARNEGGLAGAGLQLGAGFEIAKSFDLDKNGTTNSASEKQSNDEMINQLKKLKSLLDDGILTQDEFDTKKKQILERL comes from the coding sequence ATGGCTTTAGGAAATTTTTTTAAACGACAATTAAAAACTGTTATCGAATGGACAAATCAATCCCCTGATGTACTATTTTTTCAATTTCCTGTTTCGACGAGTGAAATTAAAAATGCCAGTAAGTTACTCATTAATCCAGGCCAAGGCTGTATCTTAGTTTATGAAGGCAAAGTGATTGATGTCTTGACTGAGCAAGGAATCTACCAGCTAGCGACGGATAACCACCCTTTTATCACTAATTTGCTAAAAATGATGCAAAGCTTTGAAAGTGAACATAAGATGCACATCTATTTTTTTCGGACTGCAGAGCTTGTTAATCAAAAATGGGGCACATCCACACCGATTAAATATATGGATAGTATTTATCAATTCCCTATTGAGCTCGGTGCTTATGGTAGTTATTCAATACGATTAGATAATGCACAATCCTTTTTTACCAATATTATGGGTAGCAAAGCATCTTATACAGCAAATGATTTACGTCAATTAATGATTTCACGAATTATTCCAGGTATTACGTCTCAACTAGCAAGCCAACGTTATTCTTACCAAAATATTGATGCACAGTTAACAACCCTTTCTAGTGATACAAAGCTAGTGTTAGCGCCTACATTTAATGATTTGGGTATTAATCTCACTGATTTTCGTATTGAAGCAACTTCATTTAATGATGAAACCGTCGCTCGTATCAATAAAATTGCAGATTCCCGCTCTGATGCAATAGCAGCTGAACAAGTTGGTTTAAGTTATGTTGATAATGAGAAACTGAAAGCGTTACGTGATGCAGCAAGAAATGAAGGTGGTTTAGCTGGAGCTGGTTTGCAGCTAGGGGCAGGATTTGAAATAGCAAAATCATTCGATTTAGATAAAAATGGTACCACAAATTCAGCGTCTGAAAAACAATCAAATGATGAAATGATTAATCAATTGAAAAAACTAAAGTCACTACTTGATGATGGTATTTTAACGCAAGATGAATTTGACACCAAAAAGAAACAGATTTTAGAACGGCTATAA
- a CDS encoding divergent polysaccharide deacetylase family protein yields the protein MVDKMRQLKVLFNIIWCLLIVTPVVQAAKLAVVIDDFGYREHNEKQIIALPYPITVAVLPNSPNGVSIATLAHQHNKDVIIHLPMAPIGKQPLEIDTLFPSMTQSEIHRIISQAVNKVPYAIGLNNHMGSLMTSDLAGMQKVMNSLSDYSLFFLDSKTIAKSKAIEAAIEYRVPTVTRDVFLDDSQELSAVAHQFDLAVQSARKHGSAVAIGHPYNSTVKVLQEKLPLLPDDIELVYVRYLVKEPQKIKLSELVEQYKIEAEQGIFEYMIITESNKKPD from the coding sequence ATGGTTGATAAAATGAGACAATTAAAAGTATTATTCAATATTATATGGTGTTTGCTTATAGTCACACCCGTTGTTCAAGCTGCAAAATTAGCCGTGGTTATTGATGATTTTGGTTATCGTGAACATAATGAGAAACAGATTATTGCTCTCCCTTATCCGATTACGGTGGCAGTCTTACCTAACTCACCAAATGGAGTTAGTATTGCAACTTTAGCCCATCAACATAATAAGGATGTCATTATCCATTTACCAATGGCGCCTATCGGAAAACAACCTCTCGAAATTGATACTTTGTTTCCTTCAATGACCCAAAGTGAAATACATCGCATAATTAGTCAAGCCGTTAATAAAGTACCTTATGCTATTGGTCTTAATAATCATATGGGAAGTTTAATGACATCTGATTTGGCTGGGATGCAAAAAGTAATGAATAGTTTGTCTGACTATTCACTCTTTTTTTTAGATAGTAAAACGATAGCTAAAAGTAAAGCCATTGAAGCTGCAATCGAATATCGAGTTCCGACTGTGACAAGAGATGTATTTCTTGATGATTCCCAAGAATTATCTGCAGTAGCTCACCAATTTGATTTAGCTGTTCAATCAGCACGAAAACATGGCTCAGCAGTGGCGATAGGCCACCCTTATAATTCAACCGTTAAGGTGCTTCAGGAAAAGTTACCGTTATTACCGGATGATATTGAATTAGTTTATGTTCGCTATTTAGTTAAAGAGCCACAAAAAATTAAATTAAGCGAGTTAGTTGAACAGTATAAAATAGAAGCTGAGCAAGGCATATTTGAGTATATGATTATTACTGAGTCAAATAAAAAACCGGATTAA
- a CDS encoding helix-turn-helix domain-containing protein, which produces MSKYSRDLKIIIANEFLAGESSETLSKRYAISSRQIRYWSQVVAIHGDKSFQSTAHLRHAQARLQALKLMWTNDWSLGHTSAMLNLASPGLLFVWLDRYREKGFSGLEYQSRGKPSMKPSRIVSTHCNDEKTVEELKEEIAYLQAENAVLKKWEELRQTKRQQTKKKR; this is translated from the coding sequence ATGTCAAAATACAGTCGAGATTTAAAAATTATCATTGCTAATGAATTCTTAGCAGGAGAATCGTCCGAAACACTTTCAAAAAGGTATGCTATTTCTTCTCGCCAAATAAGGTATTGGTCGCAGGTAGTGGCGATTCATGGTGATAAATCCTTTCAATCAACAGCCCATTTACGTCACGCACAAGCCAGATTACAGGCCCTAAAATTAATGTGGACAAATGATTGGTCTCTCGGGCACACCAGTGCTATGCTTAATTTAGCCTCTCCTGGGCTTTTATTCGTTTGGCTTGATAGATATCGTGAAAAAGGATTCAGCGGGCTTGAGTATCAATCTAGAGGAAAACCATCCATGAAACCATCACGTATTGTATCGACTCATTGTAATGATGAAAAAACAGTTGAAGAATTAAAAGAAGAGATAGCTTATTTACAAGCGGAAAACGCTGTTCTAAAAAAGTGGGAGGAGCTAAGACAAACGAAACGACAACAAACAAAGAAAAAACGTTAG